From Pieris rapae chromosome 3, ilPieRapa1.1, whole genome shotgun sequence, a single genomic window includes:
- the LOC110991428 gene encoding store-operated calcium entry regulator STIMATE has protein sequence MNDSSDTIHWSEPHCSKDALTDTYGWFLQFLLAVLAFTCLIGKRFCEPKYARRPWLIWFYDTSKQGLGAFIIHAANVWLSPYQTGNPCTWYIVNFMLDSTLGLLIIWAGIRLAQYYARVYDIPLINFGEYGKPPMCSAWLCQCVLYAALATFAKSMLALVLQLPLVQAVLSTLRLSPVSDPRLELAVVMLIIPFFVNILIFWVTDNFLMYHPRGVSSKLKTKVRYQSIKKDKSGSDEEEQSADERLLGASV, from the exons atgaatgaTAGCTCAGATACTATTCACTGGTCTGAGCCCCATTGCTCAAAGGATGCTTTAACTGATACATATGGATGGTTTCTGCAATTTCTACTTGCTGTATTAGCGTTTACTTGCCTAATAG GTAAAAGATTTTGTGAGCCAAAATATGCAAGAAGACCATGGCTAATTTGGTTTTATGACACATCAAAACAAGGTCTTGgtgcatttattatacatgCTGCTAATGTTTGGTTGTCACCATATCAGACAGGAAACCCTTGCACTtg gtatattgtaaattttatgttagatTCAACCCTTggacttttaataatatgggCTGGTATAAGACTTGCCCAATACTATGCCAGAGTTTATGATATACCACTTATTAATTTTGGTGAATATG GTAAACCACCTATGTGTTCCGCATGGTTATGTCAATGTGTATTATATGCTGCACTGGCGACTTTTGCCAAGTCAATGCTAGCATTAGTTCTTCAGCTACCACTAGTTCAGGCTGTTTTATCTACTCTAAGGCTCTCTCCTGTCTCTGACCCGAGACTGGAATTGGCTGTTGTGATGCTCATTATAccattttttgttaat attttaatattttgggtGACAGACAATTTCCTCATGTATCATCCCCGAGGAGTTAGCTCCAAGTTAAAGACGaag GTGCGGTACCAGTCGATAAAGAAAGATAAGAGCGGTTCCGATGAAGAAGAACAATCAGCTGACGAGAGACTCCTCGGCGCCAGTGTATGA